The Poseidonibacter antarcticus genome includes a region encoding these proteins:
- the hypA gene encoding hydrogenase/urease nickel incorporation protein HypA has translation MHEYSIVQSLLESCEEHAKQNDAQEVTKVVVKIGVLSGVEPDLLQTAFDTFKEKTVCNNAQFIINHQKVVIDCLDCDTTSTLEKNDFCCPKCQSVKIKVIDGEDMYLMSLELD, from the coding sequence ATGCATGAATATTCAATAGTTCAATCATTACTTGAAAGTTGTGAAGAACATGCAAAGCAAAATGATGCACAAGAAGTTACAAAAGTAGTAGTAAAAATTGGAGTATTATCAGGAGTTGAACCTGATTTACTTCAAACTGCATTTGATACTTTTAAAGAAAAAACCGTCTGTAATAATGCCCAATTTATAATCAATCATCAAAAAGTAGTGATTGATTGTTTGGATTGTGATACAACATCAACTCTAGAAAAAAATGATTTCTGCTGTCCAAAGTGTCAAAGTGTAAAAATTAAGGTAATTGATGGGGAAGATATGTATTTAATGAGTTTAGAACTTGATTGA
- the hypE gene encoding hydrogenase expression/formation protein HypE has translation MNKTITLAHGNGGAENNELINKVFYKAFKNEILSKSEDAAVIHGGELAFSTDSFTVSPLFFNGADIGKLAICGTCNDLSMMGAKPKYLTCSVIIEEGFEIKSLEKIVASMKEELSKNGAIVVSGDTKVVPKGSVDKIFINTTGIGEIQYKGISSNNISEDDLILVSRDIGAHGATIFAAREGMDLETSLKSDCTSLYPQVEALIKSGIKITALRDATRGGVSAVLNEWAKQSDICIEIQEDKIPVCDEVNGICEMLGFEAMSLANEGTFVLAIPKEDAQKAIEVLQTFEEAKNASIIGKVTQQYEKKVVLHSSWGTKRFLETPTGELLPRIC, from the coding sequence ATGAATAAAACAATAACACTAGCACATGGAAATGGTGGTGCTGAGAACAATGAACTTATAAATAAAGTATTTTATAAAGCTTTTAAAAATGAGATTTTATCAAAAAGTGAAGATGCCGCTGTTATTCATGGTGGAGAACTTGCTTTTTCTACTGATTCTTTTACAGTAAGTCCACTTTTTTTTAATGGAGCAGATATAGGTAAACTTGCTATTTGTGGAACTTGTAATGATTTATCAATGATGGGAGCAAAACCAAAGTATCTTACTTGTTCTGTGATAATAGAAGAAGGCTTTGAAATAAAAAGCTTAGAAAAAATAGTAGCAAGTATGAAAGAAGAGCTAAGTAAAAATGGTGCAATTGTAGTAAGTGGAGATACTAAAGTAGTTCCAAAAGGTAGTGTTGATAAGATTTTTATAAATACTACAGGTATTGGAGAAATACAATATAAAGGTATAAGTTCAAACAATATAAGCGAAGATGATTTGATTCTTGTAAGCAGAGATATAGGAGCTCACGGAGCTACAATCTTTGCTGCACGTGAAGGAATGGATTTAGAAACATCTTTAAAAAGTGATTGTACTTCTTTATATCCACAAGTAGAAGCTTTAATAAAATCAGGTATTAAAATCACTGCTTTAAGAGATGCTACAAGAGGTGGGGTTAGTGCTGTTTTAAATGAATGGGCAAAACAATCTGATATATGTATAGAAATACAAGAAGATAAAATACCTGTATGTGATGAGGTAAATGGAATTTGTGAAATGCTAGGCTTTGAAGCAATGAGCTTAGCAAATGAAGGAACATTTGTTTTAGCAATACCAAAAGAAGATGCACAAAAAGCAATAGAAGTATTACAGACATTTGAAGAAGCAAAAAATGCAAGCATAATAGGAAAAGTAACACAACAATATGAGAAAAAAGTAGTATTACATTCATCTTGGGGAACAAAAAGATTTTTAGAAACTCCAACGGGTGAATTATTACCTAGAATTTGTTAA
- the hypD gene encoding hydrogenase formation protein HypD, whose amino-acid sequence MNNELELKDLYDGFRDAKTIKAYAKIIKEDAKLLDKDIHIMEVCGGHTHTIMKYGIPQLLPSNIKFIHGPGCPVCIMPKERIDNAYVLSMQENVILVTLGDMIKVPGSKASLQDARAKGADVRFVYSPMDCIKIANENPDKRVVFFAIGFETTTPMTAALIQTVIKQDIKNICFHINHVTVPEVMCELIDTTDHNIDAFLGPSHVSVISGSKIYEIFPKEYKIPVVVGGFEPVDVMQSISMIVKQFIEKRCELEIEYKRLVSYDGNKKAQDLMSKYFEKTTFKWRGLGNVKNSGFELKEQFAKYNAKVIYKDVLPTQEKKDHKLCICGDILRGVANPPDCTIFGTACKPTKPVGSCMVSSEGACAAYYKYGNLI is encoded by the coding sequence ATGAATAATGAATTAGAACTAAAAGATTTATATGATGGTTTCAGAGATGCAAAAACTATAAAAGCTTATGCAAAAATCATAAAAGAAGATGCAAAACTATTAGATAAAGATATACATATTATGGAAGTTTGTGGTGGACATACTCATACAATTATGAAATATGGTATTCCTCAACTTCTTCCTTCAAATATCAAATTTATACACGGTCCTGGTTGTCCTGTTTGTATTATGCCAAAAGAAAGAATTGATAATGCCTATGTATTAAGTATGCAAGAAAATGTAATTCTTGTAACACTAGGTGATATGATAAAAGTACCAGGAAGTAAAGCATCTCTACAAGATGCAAGAGCTAAGGGTGCTGATGTTAGATTTGTTTATTCACCAATGGACTGTATAAAAATAGCAAATGAAAACCCAGATAAAAGAGTTGTATTTTTTGCAATTGGTTTTGAAACAACAACACCAATGACAGCTGCACTTATTCAAACTGTAATAAAACAAGATATTAAAAACATCTGTTTTCATATAAATCACGTAACAGTTCCAGAAGTTATGTGTGAGCTAATAGATACAACAGATCATAATATAGATGCTTTCTTAGGACCTTCACATGTAAGTGTTATAAGTGGAAGTAAGATATATGAAATATTTCCAAAAGAGTATAAAATACCTGTAGTTGTAGGTGGCTTTGAACCTGTTGATGTAATGCAATCTATTTCTATGATAGTAAAGCAGTTTATTGAAAAAAGATGTGAATTAGAAATTGAGTATAAAAGATTAGTTTCTTATGATGGAAATAAAAAAGCTCAAGATTTGATGTCTAAGTATTTTGAAAAAACTACTTTCAAATGGAGAGGTTTAGGAAATGTTAAAAATAGTGGTTTTGAACTAAAAGAACAATTTGCCAAATATAATGCAAAAGTAATATATAAAGATGTATTACCAACGCAAGAGAAAAAAGATCATAAACTTTGTATTTGTGGTGATATTTTAAGAGGAGTTGCAAATCCACCTGATTGTACAATCTTTGGAACTGCATGTAAGCCTACTAAGCCAGTTGGTTCTTGTATGGTAAGTAGTGAAGGTGCATGTGCTGCGTATTATAAATATGGAAATCTAATATAG
- a CDS encoding HypC/HybG/HupF family hydrogenase formation chaperone has translation MCLSIPSKIKSIDEEMNTCVVDTMGVERGASLDLIDQDVVVGDYVLIHIGFAMNKINEEDALESLKVYQEIIDKMEEKDRLEAIEQSDNCPNK, from the coding sequence ATGTGTTTATCAATACCATCAAAAATAAAAAGTATAGATGAAGAAATGAATACTTGTGTAGTTGATACTATGGGAGTTGAACGTGGAGCATCTTTGGATTTAATAGACCAAGATGTTGTAGTTGGTGATTATGTATTAATTCATATAGGTTTTGCAATGAATAAAATAAATGAAGAAGATGCACTAGAATCCCTGAAAGTCTATCAAGAGATAATAGATAAAATGGAAGAAAAAGACAGGTTAGAAGCAATAGAGCAATCAGATAATTGCCCCAATAAATAA
- the hypB gene encoding hydrogenase nickel incorporation protein HypB translates to MCKDCGCSITDHDHGHSHDEEHSHSNESANHQAAHETLHHNPQLNDKKTISVIKKILDKNDHEASHNRAHFDSHNVLGINLMSSPGSGKTTLLENIVDMVDFKFAVVEGDLETSKDADRLKNKGIEAVQIQTGSACHLDAFMVHKGLHDVVLDDLDVCFVENVGNLVCPASYDVGTHLNIVLVSVPEGEDKIIKYPVMFRTADLILITKTDLLPYFEYDIEKEKKEARKLKPNVDILEVNIKDKDSLQNVIDWINFKRKMR, encoded by the coding sequence ATGTGTAAAGATTGCGGATGCAGTATAACAGATCACGACCACGGACATTCACACGATGAAGAACATAGTCACAGTAATGAAAGTGCTAATCATCAAGCAGCTCATGAAACACTTCATCATAACCCACAGCTAAATGATAAAAAAACAATATCTGTAATAAAAAAGATACTTGATAAAAATGACCATGAAGCTTCACATAATAGAGCTCATTTTGATTCACATAATGTTTTAGGAATAAATCTTATGAGTAGTCCAGGAAGTGGAAAAACTACACTTTTAGAAAATATTGTAGATATGGTAGATTTTAAATTTGCAGTAGTTGAGGGTGATTTAGAAACATCAAAAGATGCAGACAGACTTAAAAACAAAGGTATAGAAGCTGTTCAAATACAAACAGGAAGTGCCTGTCACTTGGATGCTTTTATGGTTCACAAAGGTTTACATGATGTTGTTTTAGATGATTTAGATGTATGTTTTGTAGAAAATGTAGGAAACTTAGTATGTCCTGCTTCTTATGATGTAGGGACACATTTAAATATTGTACTTGTTTCAGTTCCAGAAGGTGAAGATAAGATTATAAAATATCCTGTAATGTTTAGAACAGCTGATTTAATCTTAATTACAAAAACGGATTTACTTCCTTATTTTGAATATGATATTGAAAAAGAGAAAAAAGAAGCTAGAAAATTAAAACCAAATGTAGATATTTTAGAAGTAAATATCAAAGATAAAGATTCATTACAAAATGTAATTGATTGGATAAACTTTAAAAGAAAGATGAGATAA
- the msrA gene encoding peptide-methionine (S)-S-oxide reductase MsrA, which translates to MKINKYIIILAVGLLAFISTNFSKEIVVPQNKNIDYSKTKKAHFAGGCFWGVEHLFEKQAGVKDVISGYMGGTVENPDYYGVVKGDTGHVETVEVIYNPDEISYESLAKLFFEIHDSTQKDGQGPDIGSQYLSVVFYNNEEEKKTTQKLIEILKTKGINAATTLKPNSPFYAAEGYHQDYYARTGKTPYCHVYKKIFD; encoded by the coding sequence ATGAAAATTAATAAATATATAATAATTCTAGCTGTTGGACTATTAGCTTTTATCTCAACTAACTTTAGTAAAGAAATCGTAGTACCACAAAATAAAAATATTGATTATTCAAAGACTAAAAAAGCACATTTTGCAGGTGGTTGTTTTTGGGGTGTTGAGCATTTGTTTGAAAAACAAGCTGGTGTAAAAGATGTAATTAGCGGATATATGGGTGGAACTGTTGAAAATCCTGATTATTATGGTGTTGTAAAAGGTGATACAGGTCATGTTGAAACTGTAGAAGTTATTTATAATCCTGATGAAATTTCTTATGAGAGTTTAGCAAAGCTATTTTTTGAAATACACGATTCAACTCAAAAAGATGGACAAGGTCCAGATATAGGAAGTCAATACCTTTCTGTTGTTTTTTATAACAATGAAGAAGAAAAGAAAACAACACAAAAACTAATAGAAATTTTAAAGACTAAAGGTATAAATGCAGCAACTACACTTAAACCAAATAGTCCTTTTTATGCAGCTGAGGGTTATCATCAAGATTATTATGCAAGAACTGGAAAAACTCCGTATTGTCATGTTTATAAAAAAATCTTTGATTAA
- a CDS encoding haloalkane dehalogenase has product MKVLRTPEERFKNLPNFDYSPNYLEVEDKDLGALRIAYIDEGSKDAPVVLCMHGEPSWSFLYRKMIPLFLEAGYRVIAPDLIGFGRSDKPALRTDYTYQKHVNWMSDWLKALNLTNITLVAQDWGGFIGLRLVADMPDRFARVSISNTGLPTGDQGASETFQQWFEFTQNTEDFDCGFILNKFGQGTLTKLEQDAYRAPFPSEDYLAGARVFPALVPVTPDNPASEDVRKAQEKLSSFTKPVLLCFADKDPVSKPFEQFFLDNVPGTKKQPHTELHGFHFIQEEDGERWAKVVIDWIK; this is encoded by the coding sequence ATGAAAGTTTTACGTACACCAGAAGAGAGATTTAAAAATCTGCCTAATTTTGATTACTCACCAAATTATTTGGAAGTTGAAGATAAAGACTTAGGTGCTTTACGAATTGCTTATATTGATGAGGGTTCAAAAGACGCACCTGTTGTTCTTTGTATGCATGGAGAACCTAGTTGGAGTTTTCTTTACAGAAAGATGATTCCTCTTTTTTTAGAAGCGGGATACCGTGTTATTGCACCTGATCTTATTGGATTTGGTCGTTCTGATAAACCAGCTTTACGAACAGACTATACATATCAAAAGCATGTAAATTGGATGAGTGATTGGCTGAAAGCACTTAATCTAACTAATATTACCTTAGTAGCACAAGATTGGGGTGGGTTTATTGGTTTGCGATTAGTAGCAGATATGCCTGACCGATTTGCACGGGTTTCCATTTCAAATACAGGCTTACCTACAGGAGATCAGGGTGCTTCTGAAACATTTCAACAATGGTTTGAGTTTACTCAAAATACAGAAGATTTTGACTGTGGATTTATTCTTAACAAATTTGGACAAGGGACTCTAACAAAACTTGAACAAGATGCATATCGTGCACCATTTCCTTCTGAAGATTACCTTGCAGGTGCAAGAGTATTCCCAGCACTAGTTCCAGTAACTCCTGATAATCCAGCTAGTGAGGATGTTCGTAAAGCTCAAGAAAAACTTTCTTCGTTTACAAAACCAGTACTGTTATGTTTCGCTGATAAAGACCCTGTAAGTAAGCCATTTGAACAGTTTTTCCTAGATAATGTGCCAGGGACAAAAAAACAACCTCATACTGAACTTCATGGATTTCATTTTATACAAGAAGAAGATGGTGAACGTTGGGCAAAAGTAGTTATTGACTGGATAAAATAG
- a CDS encoding TetR/AcrR family transcriptional regulator, with product MRVEETKRSRGRPKTLNRDDVLDISMKAYWKEGIEVISLNEICKRSNVSKPGIYREFGNDDGLMKAVLAQYEKKVINVVQKLFTQDIPFTDTLDKFILMLTVDSSHHDGCLFIKLRDSNYPLGEETKKEIERIHKKYVESYANWIQRAKDKGEFSKDISTNLAANYIDTQVGMVMNKISNGYDVQMLKDILTLSFSIFK from the coding sequence ATGAGGGTAGAAGAAACAAAACGTTCAAGAGGACGACCAAAAACATTAAATAGAGATGATGTTTTAGATATAAGTATGAAAGCTTACTGGAAAGAGGGTATTGAAGTTATATCACTTAATGAAATATGTAAGAGATCTAATGTATCAAAACCTGGTATTTATAGAGAATTTGGGAATGATGATGGATTAATGAAAGCTGTATTAGCTCAATATGAAAAAAAGGTTATAAACGTAGTTCAAAAGTTATTTACTCAAGACATTCCTTTTACTGATACTTTAGATAAATTTATATTAATGTTAACAGTTGACTCTTCCCACCATGATGGATGCTTATTTATAAAATTACGTGATTCAAATTATCCTTTAGGGGAAGAGACAAAAAAGGAAATTGAACGTATTCACAAAAAATATGTTGAGTCATATGCAAATTGGATTCAACGAGCCAAAGATAAAGGTGAATTTTCTAAAGATATTTCAACCAATCTTGCTGCAAACTATATTGACACACAAGTAGGAATGGTTATGAATAAAATCTCTAATGGTTATGATGTCCAAATGCTAAAAGATATTTTAACTTTATCTTTCTCTATATTTAAATAA
- a CDS encoding TfoX/Sxy family protein, producing MTVSENFIEFVLDQLSQLDGISTRKMFGGLAIYQYRVIFALISDDMVYLKVYKTTIEKYLQADSKPLQPFPNRPAVKSYYEVPVDILEDSEKFTKWVEESLFAQKEK from the coding sequence ATGACCGTATCTGAAAATTTTATAGAGTTTGTACTTGATCAACTTTCTCAATTAGATGGTATAAGTACACGAAAAATGTTTGGTGGTTTGGCTATTTATCAATACCGAGTAATTTTTGCTCTTATATCTGATGATATGGTATATCTAAAAGTTTATAAAACTACTATAGAAAAATATCTCCAAGCAGATTCAAAACCTTTACAACCTTTTCCTAATAGACCGGCTGTTAAATCATATTATGAAGTTCCTGTAGATATTTTAGAGGACAGCGAAAAATTTACGAAATGGGTAGAAGAATCTTTGTTTGCTCAAAAAGAGAAATAA
- a CDS encoding SIMPL domain-containing protein, with protein sequence MQNSSKTSFFVLGIFIFLGLSTLGYFFKTAIIEYKQYDRSVKVKGLSQKEYKADIVIWPITYTEINNNLEELYNSIDKNNEKIDKFLTSNGIEKKEITFSTPIIVDKVAQQYGNAKINFRYNAKQTITIYSKNIDEVRIVQSTLSKLGKQGIVFSGDNYENRTEYIFTKLNEIKPKMIEEATKKAREVAQKFAFDSKSKLGKIKSASQGQFSITQRDRNNPQIKKIRVVSTVEYYLTD encoded by the coding sequence ATGCAAAATAGTAGCAAAACAAGTTTTTTTGTTCTAGGAATATTTATATTCTTAGGTTTAAGTACTCTAGGATATTTTTTTAAAACAGCAATTATCGAATATAAACAATATGATAGAAGTGTAAAAGTAAAAGGTTTATCTCAAAAAGAGTACAAAGCAGATATTGTTATTTGGCCTATTACATACACAGAAATTAATAATAATTTGGAAGAGTTGTATAATTCAATAGATAAAAATAATGAAAAAATAGATAAATTTTTAACTTCAAATGGAATAGAAAAGAAAGAAATAACTTTTTCAACACCAATAATAGTAGATAAAGTAGCACAACAATATGGAAATGCTAAAATAAATTTTAGATATAACGCAAAACAAACAATAACTATATATTCTAAAAATATAGATGAAGTTAGAATTGTACAAAGTACCTTATCAAAACTTGGAAAACAAGGAATAGTATTTTCAGGTGATAACTATGAAAATAGAACAGAATATATTTTTACAAAATTAAATGAAATAAAACCAAAAATGATAGAAGAAGCTACGAAAAAAGCCAGAGAAGTAGCACAAAAGTTTGCCTTTGATTCTAAAAGTAAACTAGGAAAAATCAAAAGTGCATCGCAAGGACAATTTTCAATAACTCAAAGAGATAGAAATAATCCACAAATCAAAAAGATTAGAGTTGTATCAACTGTAGAATATTATTTGACGGATTGA
- a CDS encoding uroporphyrinogen-III synthase encodes MDIKEIINSLNLIYYEFDNKKNILIKDVNYTNKYTRLEFFKITYYLTKKNISFNVLKDKSINFSKSNSGIKSYVLSFLQNINNSKKNIFLLNDKKVKWAENIPLFKIIYKEKKVRLDDYDALIFTSKNAINAIESMNKDWKTIPSYVISEQTAKLVKELNGNLEYISKTKHGDEFAYEICDKLKGKKVLYLRGKEIVSDLINILQNNDVVCDDDVIYENKFNKEVKKKKIPKNSKIIFTSPSTIKYFFKVFSWDESYTAISIGKTTAKYFPKNIKPIIAKNTSFKSCVDTALSLS; translated from the coding sequence ATGGATATAAAAGAGATTATAAATTCACTAAATTTAATATATTATGAGTTTGACAATAAAAAAAATATTTTAATAAAAGATGTAAATTATACTAATAAATATACAAGACTAGAATTTTTTAAAATCACATATTATTTAACAAAGAAAAATATTTCTTTCAATGTTTTAAAAGATAAATCTATAAATTTTTCAAAATCAAATTCTGGAATAAAAAGCTATGTATTATCATTTTTACAGAATATAAATAATTCAAAGAAAAATATCTTTTTATTAAATGATAAAAAAGTAAAATGGGCAGAAAATATTCCTCTATTTAAAATAATTTATAAAGAAAAAAAAGTTAGATTAGATGATTATGATGCACTAATATTTACATCGAAGAATGCAATAAATGCAATAGAATCTATGAATAAAGACTGGAAAACAATTCCTTCATATGTAATATCTGAACAAACAGCAAAACTAGTAAAAGAATTAAATGGGAATTTAGAATATATTAGTAAAACAAAACATGGTGATGAATTTGCTTATGAAATATGTGATAAATTAAAAGGTAAAAAAGTTTTATACCTAAGAGGAAAAGAAATTGTTTCAGATTTAATAAATATCTTACAAAACAATGATGTTGTTTGTGATGATGATGTTATTTATGAAAATAAATTTAATAAAGAAGTAAAAAAGAAGAAAATCCCAAAAAACTCAAAAATCATTTTTACTTCACCATCAACAATAAAGTACTTTTTCAAAGTCTTTTCTTGGGATGAATCATATACAGCTATATCAATTGGAAAAACAACAGCAAAATATTTTCCAAAAAATATAAAACCAATAATTGCTAAAAATACTTCTTTTAAATCTTGTGTTGATACAGCATTGTCTTTGTCGTAG
- a CDS encoding sirohydrochlorin chelatase produces the protein MNALVLIAHGSKRMLSNKEFIKLVDDVRKKDNKFSKVQAAFLELANPSIQEVCKELISNKISKILFYPYFLNTGKHVGTDLPNIIKELQNDNPSIEFVLLEHFGKSDKISDIILDDLSLCI, from the coding sequence ATGAACGCTTTAGTCTTAATTGCACATGGAAGTAAAAGAATGCTATCAAATAAGGAGTTTATAAAACTTGTAGATGATGTAAGAAAAAAAGATAATAAATTTTCTAAAGTTCAAGCAGCCTTTTTAGAACTTGCAAATCCAAGTATTCAAGAGGTTTGTAAAGAACTAATTTCAAATAAAATATCAAAAATACTTTTTTATCCATATTTTTTAAACACAGGTAAACACGTAGGTACAGATTTACCAAATATTATAAAAGAATTACAAAATGATAATCCTTCTATTGAATTTGTGTTATTAGAACATTTTGGAAAATCAGATAAAATAAGCGATATTATTCTAGATGATTTGTCTTTATGTATTTAA
- a CDS encoding DUF3010 family protein, whose translation MRVCGIELKSNYTVLTLVDYSSDDIVDYIDLKIKKITLEDDENTNNVISYLKEINTFFDDNQVEKIVIKKRSKKGAFSGGAVTFKMEGLIQLYSKAQISLLSAQSISSYERKNEIQFPSKLKKYQEQSYLAVLCAILNT comes from the coding sequence ATGAGAGTTTGTGGAATTGAATTAAAATCAAATTATACAGTATTGACATTAGTTGATTATTCTTCTGATGATATTGTTGATTATATAGACTTAAAAATTAAAAAAATTACACTAGAAGATGATGAAAATACAAATAATGTTATATCTTACCTAAAAGAAATAAACACTTTTTTTGATGATAATCAAGTTGAAAAAATAGTTATAAAAAAGCGCTCAAAAAAGGGTGCTTTTTCAGGTGGTGCAGTTACTTTTAAAATGGAAGGACTTATTCAGCTATATTCAAAAGCTCAAATATCTCTTTTATCTGCTCAATCTATTTCATCGTATGAAAGAAAAAACGAAATACAATTTCCTAGTAAATTAAAAAAATATCAAGAACAATCATATCTAGCAGTATTATGTGCTATTTTAAATACATAA
- a CDS encoding DUF2721 domain-containing protein — protein MITTITEDGVNTVSHLIQLSVAPVFLLAGVAGLLNVFTGRLGRIIDKVEKIDAIIESKKTEESKLHTHEKSKERRLFLTLRMQNINYAISLCTMTGLLIALVIVTMFLSSIFDFNGSIFIATLFILAMLSLITSLILFQKEIFYTTSFIKTKKASLKK, from the coding sequence ATGATTACAACAATAACAGAAGATGGAGTAAATACAGTTTCACATCTAATACAACTTTCAGTTGCTCCTGTATTTTTATTAGCAGGTGTTGCTGGATTATTAAATGTTTTTACAGGAAGACTTGGAAGAATTATTGATAAAGTAGAAAAAATAGATGCAATTATTGAAAGTAAAAAGACAGAAGAATCAAAACTTCATACACATGAAAAATCAAAAGAGCGAAGACTTTTTCTTACTCTTAGAATGCAAAATATAAATTATGCAATTTCACTTTGTACAATGACAGGATTATTAATAGCACTTGTAATTGTAACAATGTTTTTAAGTTCAATATTTGATTTTAATGGGTCAATATTTATAGCAACTTTATTTATATTAGCAATGTTATCTTTGATTACTTCATTAATTCTATTTCAAAAAGAAATATTTTATACAACTTCTTTTATTAAAACAAAAAAAGCAAGTTTAAAAAAATAG
- a CDS encoding DUF302 domain-containing protein yields the protein MHYIEESKKSVEEVVETIQKIISNFGFGILHIHNVKNTLNSKGIDFDNECQILDVCSPKVAEEFLSHDMSLSVIMPCKISVYSDKGITKIGMNSLTQLVDDINPDFIQLAQQTQKTLLQIIDEVK from the coding sequence ATGCATTATATAGAAGAATCAAAAAAAAGCGTAGAAGAAGTAGTAGAAACAATACAAAAAATAATCTCAAACTTTGGGTTTGGAATATTACATATTCACAATGTAAAAAATACATTAAATTCAAAAGGTATAGATTTTGATAATGAATGTCAAATCTTAGATGTTTGTAGTCCAAAAGTAGCAGAAGAATTTTTATCTCATGATATGTCTTTATCAGTGATTATGCCTTGTAAAATCTCTGTTTATAGTGATAAAGGAATAACTAAAATTGGAATGAATTCATTAACACAATTAGTAGATGATATAAATCCAGACTTTATACAATTAGCACAACAAACACAAAAAACATTATTACAAATTATTGATGAAGTTAAATGA
- a CDS encoding class I SAM-dependent methyltransferase, which yields MIEFDLIKYKQMVKTHHENDEPSAWCDSIYTNAQGDYKAVFWADLEPSPYLVQWLENNKKDLKKKKAIVIGCGVGDDAQAISDYGYDVIAFDISPEAINLCKKRYPNTKVTYLVADLFDYDKKWLENFDLVYECNTIQILPEKYRIKARKAISNLVSKNAYALVSCRCREKNEKEDEIPLPLDYEEINKFVTEDKLKEISFKAYNDSQIPSVPHFFAVYKKEN from the coding sequence ATGATAGAATTTGATCTTATAAAATATAAGCAAATGGTTAAAACTCATCATGAAAATGATGAACCAAGTGCTTGGTGTGATTCTATTTATACCAATGCACAAGGTGATTATAAAGCTGTATTTTGGGCTGATTTAGAACCAAGTCCATATTTAGTTCAATGGCTAGAAAACAATAAAAAAGATTTGAAAAAGAAAAAAGCTATTGTAATTGGTTGTGGTGTTGGTGATGATGCACAAGCTATAAGTGATTATGGTTATGATGTAATTGCTTTTGATATTTCACCTGAAGCTATAAACTTATGTAAAAAAAGATACCCGAATACTAAAGTTACTTATCTAGTAGCAGACTTATTTGACTATGATAAAAAATGGCTTGAAAATTTTGATTTAGTTTATGAGTGTAATACAATACAAATATTACCAGAGAAATATAGAATAAAAGCTAGAAAAGCTATATCAAATTTAGTAAGTAAAAATGCTTATGCATTAGTATCTTGTAGATGTAGAGAAAAAAATGAAAAAGAAGATGAGATTCCTTTACCTTTGGATTATGAAGAAATCAATAAATTTGTCACAGAAGATAAGTTAAAAGAAATTAGTTTTAAAGCTTATAATGATTCACAAATACCTTCTGTACCACATTTTTTTGCAGTATATAAAAAAGAGAATTAA